The genome window ctttcgagtcactttattatttgacgaccacgtatacttatgtgtacttggggaaccaacaattTCCTATTTTCATTTGAAATAAGCTTATTAGCGCATTTAATTATGATCTCATATTTTCCATCTCTTGCAACCATTATGGAGGTGGAGCACTAGCGCTAGCTGCGCCCATATAAGAACAATTACCTCGTATTGATGTTTGCTTGAATACTACAGTTGAAACTGCACCCATGCCTAAGCCTCGAACACGACCAGGGTGCTCGGGACTGAAGACTACACCAAGCGCGTCATTCGGTGAAATTTTTGCCAGAGTTTCTGGTCTTTGTCTTCGaattttttcaattctttcctaCACGAGAGACAAAATATAATTACAAAAGCCTACTACAACAGAATGTACTACCGAATCATTGGCTATATACTGTCACTGGCCATGGTAACTGACCGTGATATAACGAGTTTAATTAGAtagataatgtacataaattaatTCCTTCAGATAGTACATTTATCTCTGGCTTAGTAATACTAGCTGGTCCTGAACTAGCACATCATGGATGTCTCCTTTTTAATGCAATACAGTTACACGAGGGAAAGAAAAGGATCAAAATGGCTTCAGTGGTATCACTTGTTATCAAGAAGTTGCTGCACTTATTGTTCTGTTTATACTATTCAGGAATCAATTAGGGTTAACATTTCTGCTTTTGTTAGGCAATTTTTCTTCATCTTTGATGCAAGTATTGCAGGCAATTCAAGAGCAAGAGAGATCTCTTAGAGACACATTCAAGAAACACTCAATAGACTACCCTACTTATGTCCATGTATAGCTTTAACTGAAAGTATATATATGCAAATTCATTACTGCAGAAGTAGTTAACAATGACACAAATGAAACCATCTGAAAACGTCCTAtgggaaaggaaaaaaaaagagaactaATCCACTGCACATATATAACTCTTTTGTCATTTATTGTAGCATGTTCCAGAAAATATTGGCTGCTATGGAGTAATATAGGAAAAGAAAAGTAGGAAATAGATTATGCAATGGCTAATCAAGATTAAGGTAGAAGAAACTGTTCTTATCATGGCATTGATGTAGGTGACAAAATGTACTAGAGAAACTAAGTTTTTATAATAATGGATTGGGACGAACTTAAAAGGAGCGACATGGACAATGAGAAGCTATATAGCTGACTCTAATTTGTTTGGGACTGAGTAGTAGTTTTTGTCGTTTAGACTAAAGTTTAGGCAATTAGTAGAATGCAGCAGCAGTGTTTGATCCAAGGATTGTCTCGCGGCTGCTGGTTTGAGGATTCAGATTACTTTCAATTTATCATTCTGCCACCTATCAGCATGTACTAATAATTTAAAGTTAAACTCCTCACTGTATCACCACACGTTTTCAGATGTTTTCATTAAGTATGAAAATGGATATGGAACAAGATTAGCATAATAAAACTGTTTAAATCTATCAAATGAAATAACAGTAATCATGTCAAAACTTACCCCAATCTCCCTAGCTTGATCATTCACATAACTCCCATCTTTCCTCTCATGAGTCTCAGTCCACACTTTGCCTCGATCAACTTCTTTTCCGTGTTTCTTCTGAAtgttttaaaaagtaaaattaaacTAAATAACTCTTGTCACATTAAAGCAACGGTAAGTACGTCGTATTAAACTACCATCAAAGCCCTTCTTCTAGCCAAACTCATAGCACCACTAGTATGGGGAAGTATTTGTTGTTGTCGAATCCGTTGTTTTCTCCAGCAAAGCGCCTACGAGTCAAAATAGGAGAATTTTTGTTACATATAAAAAGCAACAAGGGGCCCAATTGCATTAAGCAAaacaaaaaaagggaaaaaaagaagCCACAACAGTGGCAGAGAAGAAGCAGCgaaacaaaaaaggaaaacaaaacagaagcaacAGCAGTAgagacaagaagaagaagaagaagaagaagaagaaccttTGTTTTCTCTTTTGAACGATAGTTAACATACTGCCCATTGGTCCATGGAAATTCCTTCTGGAGTATTCTTGATGATATTTTCTTTACTCAATAATGGATCCTCAGCCTCATGCCATAGTTTAAGCCTGAAATCCTTCCACTTTTTTAAAGAGAATTGTTAATCCAACCTTTTACCTTTTGCTGATCACTCGTAAAGAAAAATCGAGActtcaaaaaaataatatatgttaGTTTATTGATGACATAACTATAACATATAAACTAAGCAAAAGAATTAAAAGGCATTACCATTACGAAATCATTAAAAGCATGGTCCATAAAAGGTTTAGGAATGGATGCCCAACTCTCGAAGCCAATAGGAAAGTATCGAGGATTTGTAGCAAGCTTCCCCAAAAATCCTGCAAGAAGGCCGGCTGATTTTTCAATAGGTTGAGCAAACTCATCACATTCTACAATTATACACAATCCATTCTCCAATTTATGGACGTCCTAAACCTTAAACCTAATAGATTTGATCACTTGATGTTCATCTGCAACAAAATAAAGACCATATAAAAATATTAATCGAGGAAACAAAATCATTTTTAATTTATATGTACCTATAACATTGACAACCCAATCACGAGGCTCTGAGTCATCTGTAACTCGTTTACGTCTAGTTGGTTGTGAAGAGACTGCATCAGATAATAAAGATGCAATAATATTATGTGACGAGACTCcatcagatgatgaagatggaatgATATTCTGTGATGAGATTCTATTAGTTGATAAAGATGGAATGACATTCTGTGACGAGACTCtattagttgatgaagatggaatgACATTCTGTGATGAGACTCTATTAGTTGATGAAGATTGAACGATGGGCTGTGTATGACGTAAAGAGAGTCGAtcagaagatgaagatgaagcttgAACCTAAGACTGCGCATGTGATGACTGCTCTGGAGCAAGTGAAGAGCTCCCTTTGATTGATTTGATTGATTTTTCACCCGAAATATTAACAGAAGGAAATCCCCATGCATCCTTTCTAAACCCTTTATCCCTAGTTGTGTCAGCCCATTTACACTTGAATAGTGTAATCCTAAATCGATAGTAGTTAAACTCAATGATGTTTTCTAATTTGCCATAATATGGCAAATCTACTTGCCTCAGGTATCCATCAGTACCACTAGCAATACAAGATGTGGACGAAGTCAAAAAAATcccattgttttgcattttcaaCCTATGCTCTCGAGTTGTTGTCCGAAATTTGAACCTATTGATATTAAATAATGTAAACCTTCTAGTATATGGTGTTGGACCATCTGCTAAAAACTTTAGTACATCAGACACAGTATTTGAAGTGGATTAACAATCTGAAACAAGAATGTAAAATGTGTTGGTCACAAATTTAAAGTTATAAAATTCTAATACATTTGTAACCAACCTGTCAAGGAAACCAATCAATGAAGTCTTTATTAACTAGCTTCTCTATCTCCGTATTTGAAGGCTTTCGGCCCTTCCACCGCCTCCGTACATAACCTTTAAATTCCCAACATGAGATGTTGATATAAATATAAGAATTAACATAAGTTTTCATGTATTTAATGTATGTTTTATTTAGATATGCCTTAAATACTCACTTAATGAATGGCATGACTTGTGGACAATTTAGTAATACATATCGATGTGCTTGACATTTTGCCATAGGTGACAACTCAAATGTTACAGCTCCTAGTCCTTTAGCAACTGGTGGGAAAATACTAGATGAATTCACCGAGCCTCTATCCTCCGGAAAATCGTCAAGACGACGTGGCCTATTACATCTTGTCTCAATCCCTTCAATAAACTGGGAAGAAAAAGTAAGAGCCTCTTCATCTAGATATCCTTCAGCTATAGAACCTTCTGGTTGTGATATGTTTCGCACATAGGATTTGAAGTGTCCCAAATACCTAAACAAAAGATCAAAAATTCGTTGATGGATACAAATTAACATCTATTCTTAATGAACAACCTCCAATTAAGTAATAAGAAATATTGTTTACCTCTCGATAGAATACATCCACTGACACTGTTGAGGTCCCCCAAGTTTTGCTTCACCAGCTTGATGATAAGTTAAATGAACCATGATTGTAAAGAATGTAGGAGGGAATAACATTTCCAGGTGATTCATGGTGAGAAAATATCGAGACTGGAGCCTGCCAAGGTCTAAGGGGCTTAAGCTTTTGGCACAGAGTTGATGGAAGAACGAACTCAACTTATTAATACTACAGTCACCTTGTCAGGTAAAATATTACATATGGCAATTGGTAACAAGTGCTGCATGAGAATGTGAAAATCATGACTCTTCGTTGACTTGAGCTTTTGTTGTTTCAAGTCGACACATCTTGAAATGTTGCTAGCGTATCCATCAGGCATTTTGACATTATTTAAAGTACGCAAAACTATGTCTTTCTTAAATCCACTGTTCTTTGAATTTAAAAGAGTGAACAAGGTTGGATGATAGCTTCCATTCTCGTCTGCCCAAAGTTCTTTCCTTATACCCATTTCTCTAAGATCATTCCGAGCTTTAAGATTGtcttttgactttttagtatCATTGAGCAAAGTATATATCACATTCTCACACACATTCTTCTAAATGTGTATAAGGTCTAGATTATGACACAACAAGTTAGATTCTCAATAAGGAAGATAAAAAATATGCTTCTCTTTCTTCACTATTTCAGTCTATCTTCAATAATAGTTTTTCCTCGAGTTCTTTTACCTTTAGCATCTGACTCTGGTACTTTCCCAAAATTATCATTGATTCCCTCCATTTTTTTCAAGATGTCTGACCCTGATAATTCTATTGGTGACTCCCGTTGCTCGATTTTTCTATTAAAACGGACACGCTACAATCTAAACTGATGGCCGCTTTCAAGAAAACGATGATGACCCATTAAACACCATTTTCTACTATGTTTCAACCTGCAAGAGTCTGTATCAAAGTTACACGTAAGACAAGAAAATTGAGTGTATGTATTCCATCCAGATAAGGTACCAAGCCGAGGAAAATCACTAATTGTCCACATCAAGGCTGCTCGCATTTTAAATATTTCATTCTTTGAAGAGTCTAATGTCTGCACTCCATCGTACCACAATTCTCTCAACTCTTGGATAAGAGGTTATAAGTATACGTCTATGTCATTGCCATGCATTTATTTTCCTGGAATGATCATTGAAATAATGAATGAAGTTTGTTTCATACACTCCCAAGGAGGACGATTGTATGGAATAAGAACCACATGCTAAATACTATAGTTTGTTGCCATTGCTCCAAAAGGATTGAAACTGTCACTAGCTAGGCCAAGTCGTACATTTCGAGGATCTGCAGCAAATTCAGGATGAAGCAAGTCAAATGCTTTCCAAGCCTGAGAATCCCTTGGATGCCTCATCAATCCATCTTGGTTACCCGCTGAAGAATGCCATCTCATAGACTCAGCAGTTTTAGAGCACATGAATAATCTTTGTAACCTTGGCTTTAGTGGAAAGTAGCGCAAAATCTTTGCGGGCTGCTTCTTCTTATTGTCCTTTCACCTAGATGTCTTGCATTTTTTGCATTCTTGTAAGCCTTCATCTTCACAAAAATATAACATAAAATCATTTAGGCAAGCATGTATCTTGGTATAATTGAGGCCAAGTTTGTTGATGGTTTTCTTGGCCTCATAAAAAGAAACAAGAATCTTGGAATCTTCAAAGGCATATTTTAACAATTCTAATATCAAACTCATCGCTTTGTCAGTCATTCGGCACAAACACTTGATATGATATAATTTGACTAGAAAGGATAATTTGGAATACTTCGCGCACCCTTCGTATAATGGTTGGTTGCCATCTTCGATCAGTTCATAGAACTTTGTATATTCTTAATTATCCCCATCAATATACTCTTCATTAAATGTTTCTTCTCTATTCATAGGCTCACAAGACACACCAGGCTCATTTACATTGTTTCCTATGAACCCAAATGCATCGTTAATCATAGTTACCATTGGATCTTGGAGATGTAGAGTTTCTTCTATGACATGTGTGCTCTGAAACGTTTGTGCCATAGTTGCATTTAATTCTTCACCATGTAAATACCAAACTTTATAATTTTTGGGAAAAGGCTTACAAGTCAGGTGCTCTTCAACTATATTTCTTCTTTGGCACTTATTAAAACCATAATTTGGACACGGACACTTAATTACGCGTCCATCGATAGAATCATGTTCaaaagaaaaatccaaaaatcgTTTTAGCCCACATGCATATTCAGGTGTGTTTCGTGATTTGCTAATCTAAGATTTATCAATTGTCATAGCTAGaaagaaatattaaaaaaatatcatAATATCAAAACAAAAAAAGTTAGTTCATAGGTTTTGAAGAATCCGTAAATAGAAGGGAACAACTTGTTCATGGAAAAACAAAAAATACACGTGGAGTTATGTTCTGTAACAGTGGAGTTTGGttaagataatacacagctattTTAAGAATGTATTGTTTTAGGCCATTCTAGATGCTTTTGTATGCTTTACATGCTGTTCAAGCTTGTTCTGTGATAGTGTTACTCATAAAAGCTGATCAATTTATTCCTTGCACAACAAAGTAAAGAAACAACACAATTAATTATCAAATCTACAACAACCATTAACTAATCTTTTAATTGATAAAGAAAAAACCAAAagttaaatctttaatcaatttaGAGTGTCTAGTGACAGGAAAAAGTTAACTACATCAGGAATATCTTCTGCTACCAATGATCAATCGCAAATGAGTACCTAACTGTAATTTCTCAAATAATGTCTTGAATTACATTGTCTATATCTGAAGAATATAACAGAAAGGATAAATAGACATTTCTCAGTTATGACATCATGCATGGTGCGATGGCCCTCTAGTAAAACATTATAACATCACAGTTAAAAGATACTTGTTTCTTCACTAGAATTACAATACTTCCGAATTGTTTAATCAAAATGAATTGACAACTGAAGAGAAGCCTAGATAATTGTAATACAGTACAAGAATAATGCATACCTATCAAATTGTTCACTGTCGACGTCGATCCCAATAGCTTCAGCTACCTATCAAGCGCAAATTTAATAATTAAGGTTAGTATTAGACTGAACAACaactaaaaatatcaaaaataagcGCATGTATTTGACTACAATCAGACCAATTGAacagaaaaagaacaaaaaaatagaCTAAACACTAATagaaagaagaaataaagaaattgaggAAAATCAGTACACTCTCAAACATGCATGAACTCTAGCAAATAGAAAAGAGAAGTCAACAACTAAACCAATAAAATCGACGGTTGCATCAGTAAAATTGACTGCAAAAACGGTGAAATTGACAGAAAACCAGTGAATCGACAGCTAAAATCAGTGATTTAAACTGATCTTCATCTAATACACATACATGCACGCCTtaaatcaatgaaatcaatggCTAGATCAGCAAAAACGAAAGCAAAATCAGTGAAATTCACGGCTAAGATTAGTGCTTTAAACTGATATCCATCAAATACACACACATGCACGCCTTAAATTAGTGAAATCAACAGCATTTTGAAAGGAATTACACGAACGACTTGAAATAGAAGATGTATTAAAACATGTATTTATCAAaaaagggctatttatagatgaATTGAAACACATTACCACATAACAAGTTGAAATCTGATCTCCTTACAAAAGCTAAAGGATTTGGGAGAATCGTTAAACGATATGACCTTAAACGATTTGGGGGAATCGTCTTtttgagagagaaagagagagagaaggcgtagagagagagagagagagagataagaGCATCTAACCGGGGAGTTCTAAATATGTTGCTATTAAAATTATGTTTTTTATATTTAATCTTtttgacaagaggggttgctctgatgcTAAGCAaccttcacttccaaccaagaggttgtgagttcgagtcaccccaagagcaaggtggggagttcttggagggaaggatgctgagggtctattggaaacagcctctctacctcataataggggtaaggtctgcgtacacactaccctccccagatcccattagtgggattatactgggttgttgttgttattgtatatttAATCTTTTAGCCGGGGAGTTctaaataaaaagaattattaaAAACTGTGTGAGTTAGTGGCGGTTTTGAACTGccgtattttaaaaaaaaatgtcgTTTTAACATATGTCCTAATGACGTCTGGAACGCCGTCGCAATAATTCCGGTTTTTTGTAGTGATCAGTCATAAATAAAGGTAACGACTTAAAGAATCTTAAGATCTATTAATCTCGATTATGGAATTTTAAATGCATGTCATAGTTTGTATATTGTATGATTCCCTTTATGTATTCCCTATAGAGTATTCGTATTTGAGGTTTCAAAATCCACTGGTTTCTTCCGTTGTTTTACCTTCACTTTATTTGTTTCTTTACTCTGTCAATTTTTCATAAATTGTGGAGTTTAGAATATTTTGATGTGTCTATTGCATCGCTTGGTACTTTTTTCCAGAAAGATTATTCAACCTTCAACATAAAATAAGGGAATAAAGAATATATTTAATATAGGAAATAAAGCGATGTTTAAATCCCTTTAATATATGAAATCATGATTATTGCCTTTCAATATTCAAGAAAGAAACAAGGTAATCtttgatgttgttgttgtatgttgGTTTGTGCTTCTTTACAAACTATTTTGACTTTAACAATTGTATTTATTGGCTATATGAAGTTCCAGTTTGGATCATTAGTTCGTACCTCATCTATTGTACTTTCGTTTCTATTATTAATTAGTCAAAATACTCTTGCTGCTTAATGTAAATCATTTTATACCAGAAAAAATGATCATTCAGCAGGTCTTGTGACCCTTTACCCATTCCCATAGTTTCTCAACAGCCAATTAATGACATAAAAAATACATACCCCTTAACTTTTTGATAGGTATTCTTCATCAGTTATAAAATATAATGTCACTCCTCTTGATTATTATGCAATTCTTCTTGAGAATTGAAGAGTACAttgttatttttctttattcAGTCTACTACTATAAGTATAGTATTGTAACGatctggccggtcattttaagtgtattagccccgactccctatttattgccttctcTGTATTGtactgtggttacgtgacttcccgggaggtttggtttttggtttcggagtgaaatgggacacatagtccctaaactggaagtttaagtcgtaggagttgaccgtagctTGACTTATGTGAagacgaccccgaaatagagttttgacggttccagtagctccgtagggtgattttggtcttatgaGCGtgcccggatgttgatttggaggtccgtaagtcatttCGGCGTTAGTTGATGAAAGTTCGaaattggtggaattttgggaagtttgaccggaagtggactttttgatatcggggtcggattctaattccggaagttggagtaggttcgtaatgtcatttctgacttgtgtgcaaaatttgaagtcaatcggacttgatttgatagggttcgatATCGAATGAAGAAGTTAAAAGTCTATAagtccattaggcttgaattggggtacggttcgtatttttgatgttgtttgaggtgatttgagtcctcgactaAATTCGTTAGGTGTTTtggaactagttggtatattctaacggggtcccgggggtctcgggtgtgatTCAAATCGGTATCAGAAAGAAATTTCAACTTGTGAAAATGCTGAAGCTCCTAGTTCTGGTGTCATTGCATCTACGGAAGGATTAGCCGCGGGTGCGGACTCACAGGCATGGCTCACAGGTGCGACAattgttccgcagaagcggcatcGCTTCTGCAATGGAGAAGAATGCAAGTGCGTCCAGAAGCGCAGGTGCGACTTAGTCGCCGCAGGCGCGACTTGCCCTCGCAGATGTGAAGTGTGCTGGGCTTAGTCATAACCGCACCTACGATaggaattccgcaggtgcggcagtaaGGTCACAGGTGCGACACAACTGGGAAGAAAAGAGGATTTTCCGAGGATttgattcatttttatttttgaaactttgagagctcggattgaggcgagattTTGAGAAATTTTCGGAGGAAGCaattgggtaaggattcttgactcgttttGGATTTATTTCcatgaatctattgttaattACACCTTTTAATTATGACTTTGGAGTTTCAAATTGGGGAAATAGTTTAGGAGTTCTTTGACCAAagttttgggttttgaaaggctaaatgaggtcggatttggataattcttgtatggctgGACTCGATATCTAATGGGTgctcggattttataattttggtcgggttccgagacacggGCCCGGGGTgacgttttggggcgattttccaattctttgctaaaattattattttattatttaaactagtttcctatagttatattcatagtatgaaattattttggctagattcgagccgttcggagttgaaaaatcgagggaatggccttctaattgattgattgagcgtggattgaggtaagtgacttgtctaaccttgtgcggGGGAAATTCTCCTTCAGGATTTGGTATGTtggtgataatttgtgatatgtgaaggccgtgtacgcaaggtgacgagtgcgtacatgggctaaatatTGAAATTCCGGTTTTGCTACGTAGTTTTCTTTTCataccttaattgagttactttagcacgtTATAGTAATaatagcctaatttcacatgcttacttgtcttatctcctatttgcaacttgtatcacatgtttaaTTGAATTACTTTCTTTTCTTGATTTCCGTATTAATTACTTAACTGTgaaaattctttacttgaaatatcatttatttagttgttgtgttttggctttcatgttattgttgaggtgattatttggttgtttgcacgaggtttctgttgtacggttgttattgttgcacaaGGTTTTTGcagtgcggttgttattgtttgtacgaggtttctgccgtgtggttgttattgttgcacgaggtttatgccatgccattgtgattattgatactcATGCGGTGGTATagggtctgggtgttgaaatgcatgcggtgagataaggtgggcttgatacgcgggttgctatttcgggaaaatgattttcaaaaaactaaatataaagactcatgtggtgatataaggaaagactgtgatttgtttttatgatttgggactacgagacggtacctcgggggttcccttgttgatattctttatttgctggattgtttggttcttgttttccttaacatgtaaaattcttgttttcctttcgtgttgtattagttttccttgattccgtgttgttttttcccgtaaattctttattgttcacttccctatcattttcattatatcataATATCTTTGTCTTGTTTCTTATTGTCTCTAGTAGGACCTTGACaagatctcgtcactactctaccgaggttagccTTGTCACTTACTGGTACTGTTGCGGTATACTCATACAATGCTTCTGCACATGTTTCGTGCATGTGCAGGTACATCCTTTCAGCCTCAGTATCAGTGCGCTGTGTTgctgcttggagacttcaaggtacacctgcccgtgtctgcaggcctcagagtccccttctatcctgtttttccttatttctttatgtttttgaTAGACAATGATGTATGGGATTATTCATCATTGTATATAgaacttgtgacttatatctcatcGGGTTTTGGAAAAATTGTACGTATGGAGCTTATAGTCTATTAGTGAAATTATTGAAGTTTTGAAATTTAAgtttttatttgatgtttttcgcatattgttaggtttacctagtcttagagactaggtgccgtcacgaggttgatcccacttgctccatctatatctcaggccaggggaggagcacagactcctgccgc of Nicotiana tomentosiformis chromosome 7, ASM39032v3, whole genome shotgun sequence contains these proteins:
- the LOC138896529 gene encoding uncharacterized protein, translated to MSLARRRALMKKHGKEVDRGKVWTETHERKDGSYVNDQAREIGERIEKIRRQRPETLAKISPNDALGVVFSPEHPGRVRGLGMGAVSTVVFKQTSIRGNCSYMGAASASAPPP
- the LOC117280047 gene encoding uncharacterized protein, which encodes MNHLEMLFPPTFFTIMVHLTYHQAGEAKLGGPQQCQWMYSIERYLGHFKSYVRNISQPEGSIAEGYLDEEALTFSSQFIEGIETRCNRPRRLDDFPEDRGSVNSSSIFPPVAKGLGAVTFELSPMAKCQAHRYVLLNCPQVMPFIK